A region from the Corylus avellana chromosome ca7, CavTom2PMs-1.0 genome encodes:
- the LOC132186704 gene encoding protein Brevis radix-like 2, producing the protein MLTCIACSKQLNGNGSLPQQDEDEAVGTPRTKQAVKTLTAQIKDIALKASGAYKNCKPCSGSSSDNKNRNYADSDAGSVSARFHCAYRRTGSSNSTPRMWGKEMEARLKGLSSGEGTPASVSGRTESIVFMEEDEPKEWVAQVEPGVLITFVSLPQGGNDLKRIRFSREMFNKWQAQRWWAENYEKVMELYNVQRFNQQAVPLPTPPRSEDESSRIESARDSPMTPPLSKERLPRHFQRPVGMGYSSSDSLDHHPMQSRHYYDTAGLSPTPKLSSISGAKTETSSVDGSVRTSSSREADRSGELSVSNASDVESEWVEQDEPGVYITIRAVPGGARELRRVRFSREKFGEMHARLWWEENRARIQEQYL; encoded by the exons ATGCTCACATGTATAGCGTGCTCGAAGCAGCTCAACGGCAATGGATCTCTACCGCAGCAGGACGAAGACGAAGCTGTTGGGACCCCGAGGACCAAGCAAGCCGTTAAAACTCTCACTGCTCAG ATCAAGGACATAGCACTGAAGGCTTCAGGAGCTTACAAGAATTGCAAGCCCTGTTCAGGATCATCGAGTGATAACAAGAACCGGAACTATGCTGACTCTGATGCTGGCTCAGTCTCAGCGAGGTTCCACTGTGCATATCGCAGAACAGGGAGCTCAAACTCCACGCCGAGGATGTGGGGGAAAGAAATGGAGGCAAGGCTCAAAGGGCTTTCAAGTGGAGAAGGTACACCTGCTTCAGTTAGTGGGCGTACTGAGTCGATTGTGTTCATGGAGGAAGATGAACCAAAGGAATGGGTGGCACAAGTGGAGCCGGGTGTGCTCATCACTTTTGTTTCATTGCCTCAGGGAGGGAATGATCTTAAGAGGATTCGATTCAG CCGTGAAATGTTTAATAAATGGCAAGCTCAAAGGTGGTGGGCAGAGAACTATGAGAAGGTCATGGAATTGTACAATGTTCAGAGGTTCAATCAACAGGCAGTCCCACTTCCAACCCCACCTAGATCTGAAGATGAG AGCTCTAGGATTGAATCTGCCAGGGACAGCCCTATGACTCCTCCCTTGAGTAAAGAGCGCTTACCCCGCCACTTCCAACGCCCAGTGGGAATGGGCTACTCTTCATCGGATTCACTCGACCACCACCCCATGCAATCCCGTCATTACTATGACACAGCTGGTCTATCTCCAACACCTAAACTTTCCAGCATCAGTGGAGCGAAAACAGAGACATCCTCTGTAGACGGTTCTGTTAGGACTAGTTCATCAAGGGAGGCAGATCGCTCTGGAGAGCTTTCTGTGAGCAATGCCAGTGATGTGGAATCCGAATGGGTTGAACAGGACGAACCAGGAGTCTACATCACAATCAGAGCTGTGCCAGGTGGTGCTCGGGAGCTTAGACGTGTCCGGTTCAG CCGAGAAAAGTTTGGAGAAATGCACGCGAGATTGTGGTGGGAAGAGAACCGGGCTAGGATACAAGAACAGTACTTGTGA